Proteins encoded by one window of Paenibacillus sp. DCT19:
- a CDS encoding Yip1 family protein: MKQDYIKFPLHLIFHPIDAFWDLKSDNRGRLAVAFSALVLTIMIMILQKQYAGFLVNYSDPRTLNSIQEILTIVVPFFLWCTANWAITTLMEGEGKFKEIVLATGYSLIPLILIYAPMIVISRFMVQEETAFYYLATTIAFIWFVLLLFIGTMTVHQYTVIKTVITMVLTVIVMGIIIFLGALVFSMLQQLFEFGYNIYRELIFRT; the protein is encoded by the coding sequence GTGAAGCAGGATTACATTAAGTTTCCGTTGCACCTCATTTTTCACCCCATTGATGCATTCTGGGATCTGAAGTCGGATAACCGGGGTAGGTTAGCTGTTGCTTTTAGTGCACTCGTGCTGACGATTATGATTATGATTTTGCAAAAACAGTACGCAGGTTTTCTGGTCAACTATTCGGACCCGCGGACACTGAACAGCATTCAGGAGATCTTAACGATTGTTGTGCCGTTCTTTCTCTGGTGTACAGCCAATTGGGCCATCACAACCCTGATGGAGGGTGAAGGCAAATTCAAAGAGATTGTGCTGGCGACAGGTTACTCGCTTATCCCACTTATTTTGATTTATGCACCGATGATTGTGATTAGTCGGTTTATGGTTCAGGAAGAAACGGCTTTCTATTATCTAGCAACGACGATTGCCTTCATCTGGTTTGTGCTTTTGTTGTTCATCGGTACAATGACGGTACACCAGTATACTGTTATCAAAACCGTTATTACGATGGTGCTGACCGTTATTGTTATGGGGATTATCATTTTCCTTGGTGCGCTGGTGTTTAGCATGCTTCAGCAACTATTCGAATTTGGCTACAATATCTATCGCGAATTGATTTTTCGGACGTAA
- a CDS encoding DUF5696 domain-containing protein, with product MNKKQRLYTVLAGGIAVVMIAAGLLYINNRGIPAVEVAAYVQTTTEAQPTEVEALRFLTDSSEGVPGMKLVAEDAGLALYYNEETTEIAVRDGNSGQIWYSNPEARNEDGLASGYEKEVLSSQLNVSFRDAIGTLENYPNFSSSISNKQFVASNIEQGVRVNYTLGDTSLGINALPKLISKQRLEEKVLSKLDETAARYTSARYYPSKANPEVLERLDGQISKQLVLNKMLDAFQTAGYSEEDLAYDNQENGVEGGGASEKPSFEIPVEYRLEEGTLLVTVPLSQVKESGQYRIRNIDLLAYFGAADAEEEGYMFVPDGSGSLIHLNNGKIKEDQYVQRVYGMDPNDNSLSRPQVSESARMPVFGLKNGDRAWFAIIEKGDAMASIAADIGGRQNSYNHVYSSFSLRGEDELEMYTSQKIQEIQLLSEEPFRGDIQVRYQFLQGNDASYSGMARLYQQQLMNQDVLKPLVDQEDIPFYVNVLGAVDKRASFLGVPYRTTLAMTTYEQASTIAEELQQKGLKHVQMRYQGWFGGGYSHHTPTRVKLDSEVGSSSELKQLSEQLRESGGALFPDVAFQHIYHNDSRFAPSADATRFVTKETAQLYPYNPALNRMDQSRDDYYLLSAAKLPYVVSEFAEKVGKLELQGLSLRDLGQVLSSDYRDSRVIHRETAKNIVQEQLEKLQQTYPNMMLSSANAYAWGYAQHIVDVPGGSSRFNITDEEVPFYEMVIHGYKDYAGSPMNTSGDQDLRKQLLRSLELGAAPQFQWTYEPSSLMKLTNYDSAYATDYAYWVDEAVELYQEANEVLRGLRTQTIVDHKRIQDGVVQVNYSGGAQILVNYTSEPVTVDNIVVDAADYALKGVNR from the coding sequence GTGAACAAAAAGCAACGACTATATACGGTGCTGGCCGGCGGTATAGCTGTGGTGATGATTGCAGCCGGGCTGCTGTATATAAATAACCGGGGCATTCCTGCTGTAGAAGTTGCAGCTTATGTCCAGACGACAACAGAAGCGCAGCCAACCGAGGTGGAGGCACTTCGTTTCTTGACAGACTCATCTGAGGGCGTACCGGGTATGAAGCTGGTGGCCGAGGATGCGGGTCTCGCGCTCTACTACAATGAAGAGACGACCGAAATAGCGGTTCGAGACGGAAATAGCGGACAGATCTGGTACAGCAATCCGGAAGCGCGGAATGAGGATGGTCTGGCCTCGGGATATGAGAAAGAGGTGTTATCCTCTCAGCTCAACGTTTCCTTCCGTGATGCAATCGGTACGTTAGAGAATTATCCTAATTTTAGCTCCAGTATTAGTAACAAACAATTTGTCGCATCCAACATTGAACAGGGAGTTCGCGTGAATTATACCCTCGGGGATACATCGCTTGGCATTAATGCGTTGCCTAAACTGATCAGTAAACAGCGGCTGGAAGAAAAGGTTCTCTCCAAGCTGGATGAAACTGCAGCGCGATATACTTCCGCTCGTTATTATCCAAGCAAAGCGAATCCGGAGGTACTGGAAAGACTGGACGGACAGATATCTAAACAGCTTGTTCTAAACAAGATGCTGGATGCATTCCAGACCGCAGGATACAGCGAAGAAGATCTAGCCTATGACAATCAGGAGAATGGTGTCGAGGGTGGAGGTGCATCGGAGAAGCCTAGTTTCGAAATTCCAGTAGAGTACCGGTTAGAGGAAGGGACACTTCTTGTAACGGTACCACTGAGTCAGGTGAAAGAGAGTGGGCAATACCGCATTCGCAATATCGATCTGCTCGCTTATTTTGGTGCTGCCGATGCTGAGGAAGAGGGATATATGTTTGTACCTGACGGTTCGGGCAGCCTGATTCATCTCAACAATGGGAAGATCAAGGAAGATCAGTATGTTCAACGTGTCTACGGTATGGATCCCAACGATAATTCTCTCAGTCGTCCTCAAGTAAGTGAGTCTGCTCGTATGCCTGTCTTTGGATTGAAGAACGGTGATCGTGCGTGGTTTGCCATCATTGAGAAGGGTGATGCGATGGCTAGCATCGCAGCGGATATCGGTGGCAGACAAAATAGCTACAACCATGTATATAGCAGCTTCTCCTTACGCGGTGAAGATGAATTGGAAATGTATACGTCACAGAAAATACAGGAGATTCAGTTGCTTAGTGAAGAGCCGTTTCGTGGAGATATTCAGGTACGCTATCAATTCCTTCAAGGGAATGATGCCAGTTATTCCGGAATGGCAAGGTTATATCAGCAGCAGCTAATGAATCAAGATGTATTGAAACCATTGGTTGATCAAGAGGATATTCCTTTCTATGTGAACGTGCTTGGTGCGGTGGACAAAAGAGCTTCTTTCCTTGGGGTGCCTTATCGCACCACATTAGCGATGACCACTTACGAGCAGGCGAGTACCATTGCAGAAGAACTTCAGCAAAAGGGCCTGAAGCATGTGCAAATGCGATATCAGGGATGGTTTGGTGGAGGATACAGTCACCATACGCCAACACGAGTGAAGCTGGATTCGGAAGTGGGAAGTTCGTCGGAGTTGAAGCAGCTCTCTGAACAATTGCGTGAATCAGGGGGTGCGCTTTTCCCGGATGTGGCCTTTCAGCATATCTATCACAATGACTCTCGGTTTGCACCTTCCGCAGATGCGACGCGTTTTGTCACCAAGGAGACTGCCCAGTTGTATCCATACAATCCTGCCTTGAACCGAATGGATCAGAGCAGAGACGATTACTACCTACTCTCAGCAGCCAAGCTTCCCTATGTAGTCAGTGAATTCGCTGAGAAGGTTGGCAAGTTGGAGCTACAAGGGTTATCCCTGCGTGATCTCGGTCAGGTGTTAAGCTCGGACTATCGGGATAGTCGGGTTATTCATAGGGAGACGGCGAAGAACATTGTGCAAGAACAGCTTGAAAAGTTACAGCAGACTTACCCGAATATGATGCTTTCATCGGCTAATGCATATGCCTGGGGCTACGCTCAGCATATTGTGGATGTGCCAGGAGGCTCAAGCCGGTTCAATATCACCGATGAGGAAGTACCCTTTTACGAGATGGTCATTCATGGATACAAAGACTATGCTGGCTCACCTATGAATACATCGGGAGATCAAGATCTACGCAAACAATTGCTGCGTAGTCTGGAGCTCGGAGCAGCACCGCAATTTCAATGGACTTATGAACCATCGTCTCTTATGAAGCTGACGAATTACGATTCGGCGTATGCTACGGACTATGCATACTGGGTGGATGAGGCTGTAGAGCTATATCAAGAAGCCAATGAAGTGCTCCGTGGTTTGAGAACCCAAACGATTGTAGACCATAAGCGGATACAGGACGGGGTCGTGCAGGTCAATTACAGTGGTGGTGCACAGATCCTCGTTAACTATACCTCTGAGCCGGTTACGGTGGATAACATCGTTGTGGATGCGGCGGATTACGCGCTGAAAGGAGTCAACCGATGA
- a CDS encoding carbohydrate ABC transporter permease has product MRTIRLSLKSRRALLGLAFISPWLIGFIFLFVTPLLQSIRFSLSNLSVAPGGYVLDFVGLKNFKDAILVDATFNRILLDSVGAMLLNVPMILFFSLFTATLLNQKFKGRTMARAIFFLPVILASSAVAAAESAGLINMMGDASAIDSSVDGGASFNVVSIVRMLSDVGLPMAYVDYIVEAIMRIYEIVSSSGVQILIFLAALQSVPGSMYEVAKIEGATAYESFWKITFPMVSPLILTNVIYTIIDSFAGSPVTEAIYQTAFKTQNFGLSSAMSWLYTIVIGLVLVVVGWVLSRRVHYN; this is encoded by the coding sequence ATGAGAACGATTCGATTATCGCTAAAATCACGGAGAGCGTTGCTTGGCCTTGCGTTTATCTCACCCTGGCTGATAGGCTTCATCTTTCTCTTCGTAACACCGTTGCTGCAATCGATTCGGTTCAGTTTGAGTAATTTATCGGTTGCCCCTGGAGGATATGTACTGGATTTCGTTGGGTTGAAAAACTTCAAGGATGCAATCCTGGTCGATGCCACCTTTAACCGTATTTTGTTAGATTCGGTCGGTGCGATGCTGCTGAATGTTCCGATGATCCTGTTCTTTAGTTTGTTCACGGCGACGTTATTGAATCAGAAGTTTAAGGGGAGAACGATGGCGCGTGCAATTTTCTTTCTCCCTGTTATTCTGGCTTCAAGTGCAGTAGCAGCGGCTGAGTCTGCGGGGTTGATCAATATGATGGGGGATGCCTCTGCAATTGATTCGTCTGTGGACGGAGGGGCTTCCTTCAACGTGGTATCCATTGTGCGCATGCTGTCTGACGTGGGATTACCTATGGCTTATGTTGATTATATTGTGGAAGCCATTATGCGTATTTACGAGATTGTCAGCAGTTCAGGCGTACAGATTCTGATCTTTCTTGCCGCACTGCAATCGGTGCCTGGTTCAATGTACGAGGTAGCGAAGATTGAAGGTGCGACAGCTTATGAGTCGTTCTGGAAAATTACATTCCCTATGGTCAGCCCGCTGATTCTGACGAATGTGATCTATACTATTATCGATTCATTTGCTGGAAGTCCGGTTACGGAGGCTATTTATCAGACGGCATTCAAAACCCAAAACTTCGGTCTCAGCTCGGCGATGTCCTGGCTATACACGATCGTCATTGGACTCGTGCTGGTTGTTGTCGGCTGGGTGTTGTCCCGGCGAGTTCATTATAACTAA
- a CDS encoding carbohydrate ABC transporter permease — protein sequence MAASGTDRMVVVPKENVHMHRVRNKTSDLLYSIFRYALVIGISFIILYPLFLKISVTFKDKQDIYNPTIYMIPQHFTLDNIKLAAQVMDYLPLLANTLLFVTITTILTAISCALAGYGFARFSFPGSNVLFVLVILTILVPTSTLMVPMYLHFRSFDFIGIIHLFTGRDGINLLNTYWPSIITAATAGGLKAGLFIYIFRQFFKGMPKEIEEAALIDGAGGFRTFARIMLPNAISPLITVILFSFVWQYNDTFYSALFMSESPLISLKVASLPAQANQLIPQLMGFGSNSGMKADPNYVAMIVDTGILLAIAPLIILYLFVQRYFVESIERSGIVG from the coding sequence ATGGCTGCGTCCGGAACAGATCGCATGGTAGTCGTCCCCAAAGAAAACGTTCATATGCATAGGGTGCGAAACAAAACATCGGATCTGCTCTATTCCATCTTCCGATATGCACTGGTCATTGGAATTTCGTTTATTATTCTATATCCATTGTTTCTCAAAATTTCGGTTACCTTCAAGGATAAGCAGGATATTTATAATCCAACAATCTATATGATTCCGCAGCATTTCACGTTGGATAATATTAAACTTGCGGCGCAGGTGATGGATTACCTTCCTTTGCTTGCGAACACGCTCTTATTTGTAACCATCACCACCATACTCACGGCAATATCTTGTGCTCTTGCTGGATATGGGTTTGCACGTTTTTCTTTTCCGGGCAGTAATGTGTTATTTGTACTCGTCATTCTTACGATTTTGGTGCCAACCAGCACCTTGATGGTGCCGATGTATCTGCACTTCCGTAGCTTCGACTTTATCGGTATTATTCATCTGTTTACCGGGCGAGATGGGATTAATCTGCTCAATACGTACTGGCCTTCCATTATTACAGCAGCAACTGCGGGAGGGCTAAAGGCAGGTTTGTTCATTTATATTTTCCGTCAGTTCTTCAAAGGCATGCCTAAAGAGATTGAAGAAGCCGCATTGATTGACGGTGCGGGTGGATTTCGAACATTTGCTAGAATTATGTTACCCAATGCCATATCACCATTGATTACAGTCATTCTGTTTTCATTTGTATGGCAGTATAACGATACATTCTACTCGGCATTGTTCATGAGCGAGAGCCCACTTATCTCACTTAAGGTGGCTTCATTACCTGCACAGGCAAACCAATTGATTCCGCAACTGATGGGCTTTGGTTCCAACTCTGGTATGAAGGCAGACCCGAACTATGTTGCGATGATTGTAGACACTGGCATTTTGCTCGCAATTGCACCGTTAATTATTTTGTATTTGTTTGTACAGCGGTATTTCGTTGAAAGTATCGAGCGTTCTGGAATCGTTGGTTAA
- a CDS encoding DUF1349 domain-containing protein: MNLFEQCSGQTLSSNLQWLNEPAEWFIQDGVVTITVPPVSDFFIDPAGAAVKSSAPYLHTVIKGDFSIVARVEVDMREQYDSGCLMIMADDVHWAKVCFEFFEGQPSILSVVTRENSDDCVSSPVDVNKPYLRIARAGNSFAFHYSQDGEKWKLVRYFGMDCPEEIKVGIVAQSPVGQGSKSTFTEVKLQYGVDTDIRIVK; encoded by the coding sequence ATGAATCTATTTGAGCAATGTTCAGGCCAAACGTTATCCTCCAATTTACAATGGTTGAATGAGCCAGCGGAGTGGTTCATTCAGGATGGAGTAGTCACAATTACGGTTCCACCGGTAAGTGATTTTTTCATTGATCCAGCGGGTGCGGCGGTTAAATCTTCTGCACCATACCTACATACAGTGATTAAGGGCGATTTCAGTATCGTTGCAAGAGTAGAGGTCGATATGAGAGAACAGTATGATTCTGGATGTCTGATGATTATGGCGGATGATGTACACTGGGCTAAAGTATGTTTTGAATTTTTCGAAGGTCAGCCTTCTATTCTGAGTGTTGTGACACGGGAGAATTCGGATGATTGCGTATCATCCCCTGTAGATGTGAACAAGCCATATTTGCGCATTGCGCGCGCAGGCAACAGCTTTGCGTTTCATTATTCACAGGATGGCGAGAAGTGGAAGCTGGTTCGATATTTCGGCATGGATTGTCCAGAAGAGATTAAGGTGGGTATTGTCGCACAATCTCCTGTTGGACAGGGAAGCAAGTCAACATTTACAGAGGTAAAGCTTCAATATGGTGTGGACACAGATATTCGCATCGTGAAGTGA